A stretch of Mycobacterium sp. ITM-2016-00316 DNA encodes these proteins:
- a CDS encoding CHAT domain-containing protein, whose amino-acid sequence MVVTDRTTLILRFADVGIATYASLRVVGQPERTVTWVVEETILLAALEEIAAALPDPRGAETAVDALQRALSVGAFTNSGAELTLAYRLGVLLISAAGWDLVQECVHDPRAVLFVAPSARLGRVPWGLLALPAVRPEVTAMLAARQEAITPDGPMPATIPWPAGEIGVLTEGFRLLEFVDVLMAVPANIAHSRRVNTARPEADPLLILDPRVPGQRPDSALGSVLGRPAPDTVLARHYADLMHRRKVLPRVDTSTELFRRTDTDRHWLAEVLAERPGRLVYVGHASTGDGAERAALHLACRASTQGYSDPVGDHRPLTAADLMSAQLPIPTRVALLACASGGDYRFDEATGMVAAMVLGGAELVTATLWSLPTSAGYRRFVSGAPADPMGTVIAAVDAAHQADTDFEAACAVNRWQRAQLRSWRDGDDSAAPVYWAALVSFAVL is encoded by the coding sequence ATGGTCGTGACCGACCGGACGACCCTGATCCTGCGCTTCGCCGACGTCGGTATCGCCACCTACGCCAGCCTGCGTGTCGTCGGGCAGCCCGAGCGCACCGTCACCTGGGTGGTCGAGGAAACCATTCTGCTTGCGGCGCTGGAGGAGATCGCCGCAGCCCTACCGGATCCCAGGGGCGCCGAGACGGCCGTCGACGCACTGCAGCGCGCATTGTCCGTCGGCGCATTCACCAACTCCGGCGCCGAGCTGACCCTGGCCTACCGCCTGGGCGTCCTGCTGATCTCGGCTGCCGGCTGGGATCTGGTTCAGGAGTGCGTGCACGACCCGCGCGCGGTGCTGTTCGTCGCGCCCAGCGCGCGCCTGGGCCGGGTGCCGTGGGGGTTGCTCGCGCTGCCTGCGGTACGACCCGAGGTGACCGCGATGCTGGCGGCCCGCCAGGAGGCCATCACCCCGGACGGCCCGATGCCGGCCACGATCCCGTGGCCGGCCGGAGAGATCGGTGTTCTCACCGAAGGCTTCCGGCTGCTGGAGTTCGTCGATGTGCTGATGGCGGTACCGGCCAACATCGCGCACTCCCGGCGCGTCAACACGGCTCGCCCGGAAGCGGATCCGTTGCTGATCCTCGACCCTCGGGTTCCCGGTCAGCGGCCGGATTCGGCGCTGGGGTCGGTGCTGGGCAGGCCGGCGCCGGACACCGTGCTGGCGCGGCACTACGCGGACCTGATGCACCGGCGAAAGGTGTTGCCGCGGGTCGACACCTCGACCGAGCTGTTCCGGCGCACCGATACCGACCGGCACTGGCTGGCAGAGGTGCTGGCCGAAAGGCCTGGACGCCTCGTCTATGTCGGGCACGCCAGCACCGGCGACGGCGCGGAACGGGCGGCGCTGCATCTGGCGTGCCGTGCCTCGACCCAGGGTTACAGCGACCCGGTCGGCGATCACCGCCCGCTGACCGCGGCCGACCTGATGTCGGCGCAGCTGCCCATTCCGACTCGTGTTGCGTTGTTGGCCTGTGCATCCGGTGGCGACTACCGATTCGACGAGGCCACCGGGATGGTCGCGGCGATGGTGCTCGGCGGAGCGGAACTGGTGACCGCGACGCTGTGGTCGCTGCCCACCAGCGCGGGGTATCGGCGTTTCGTATCCGGCGCGCCGGCCGATCCGATGGGTACGGTCATCGCCGCGGTCGACGCCGCCCACCAGGCGGACACCGATTTCGAGGCGGCGTGCGCAGTCAACCGTTGGCAACGCGCACAGCTGCGGAGCTGGCGGGACGGCGACGATTCCGCGGCGCCGGTGTACTGGGCGGCGCTGGTGAGTTTCGCGGTTCTCTAG
- a CDS encoding lipoprotein LpqH — protein sequence MTKNRVLAAGIGMLATAAVLVGCSDDKGSEPAASSSGNTGSSTAAVASGGSTQVKVEGQDLAGLDLNSVTCVKAGGKINVASAAIGGQQGLGVVMTDDAAPKVESVGLVVDGNALAVASMAGASSGKADVTVDGSTYTITGEAVGADMANPMAGMITKKFEIKVDCS from the coding sequence ATGACGAAGAATCGCGTTCTGGCCGCCGGGATCGGGATGCTCGCCACCGCGGCGGTACTGGTGGGTTGCTCGGACGACAAGGGCAGCGAACCCGCCGCGTCCAGCTCGGGCAACACCGGCAGCAGCACCGCTGCGGTCGCCAGCGGCGGCAGCACCCAGGTCAAGGTGGAGGGCCAGGACCTGGCCGGCCTCGACCTCAACTCGGTGACCTGCGTCAAGGCCGGGGGCAAGATCAACGTGGCCAGCGCCGCCATCGGCGGCCAACAGGGCCTCGGCGTCGTGATGACCGACGATGCGGCCCCCAAGGTCGAGTCGGTCGGACTGGTGGTCGACGGAAATGCCCTCGCGGTGGCCTCGATGGCCGGCGCGAGCTCCGGAAAGGCCGACGTCACGGTCGACGGCAGCACATACACCATCACCGGTGAGGCTGTCGGCGCGGACATGGCGAACCCGATGGCCGGGATGATCACCAAGAAGTTCGAGATCAAGGTCGACTGCAGCTGA
- a CDS encoding winged helix DNA-binding domain-containing protein — MRSFTLAERRARLARRHFLGEHGSDASAVTSALVGLHATDPATPYLSLWARIPDFDRADLDATLYRERTLVKHLAMRRTLWVVRAEAISTVQAASSDRVADSESRKLIADVEKAGVAADGAEWLRTACAAVLAYLDANGPTSATQLRVALPELAGTYDPAPGKPWGGATPLSPRVITVLAVRGEVVRGPNQGGWTSSRPLWVSAACWLDTSDSAEPDAASAELVGTWLRAFGPATVADIKWWFGHTLTWTRRALADIGAVEVEMHGTPAVALPDDLEPEPDAEPWCALLPGLDVTTMGWVDRDWYLEGLRGEVFDTRGNAGPTAWADGRVVGGWRQSGDGRVELQVIADVNRGTQKALQRKADELTDWLGGAVIKPRFPSPLSKR; from the coding sequence GTGCGCTCGTTCACCCTTGCCGAAAGGCGCGCCCGGCTGGCCCGGCGGCACTTTCTCGGCGAGCACGGCTCCGACGCGTCGGCGGTGACATCGGCACTGGTGGGCCTGCATGCCACCGATCCGGCTACCCCGTATCTGTCGCTGTGGGCCAGGATTCCGGATTTCGACCGTGCCGACCTGGACGCCACGCTCTATCGGGAACGGACGCTGGTCAAGCATCTCGCGATGCGCCGCACCTTGTGGGTGGTGCGCGCCGAGGCGATATCGACGGTGCAGGCGGCATCCAGTGATCGGGTGGCCGACAGCGAAAGCCGCAAGCTCATTGCCGACGTCGAGAAGGCCGGGGTGGCCGCCGACGGCGCCGAGTGGTTGCGCACGGCGTGCGCGGCGGTGCTGGCCTATCTGGACGCCAACGGCCCGACCAGCGCGACCCAGTTGCGCGTGGCGCTCCCGGAGTTGGCGGGGACCTACGATCCGGCACCCGGAAAGCCTTGGGGCGGAGCCACTCCCCTGTCGCCTCGGGTCATCACCGTGCTCGCTGTCCGCGGCGAGGTCGTCCGCGGCCCGAATCAGGGCGGCTGGACATCGTCGCGTCCGCTGTGGGTGTCGGCGGCCTGCTGGCTCGACACGTCAGATTCCGCCGAGCCCGACGCCGCGAGCGCGGAGTTGGTGGGCACCTGGCTGCGGGCGTTCGGCCCGGCCACCGTCGCCGATATCAAGTGGTGGTTCGGCCACACCCTGACCTGGACCCGGCGCGCGTTGGCCGATATCGGCGCCGTGGAGGTGGAGATGCACGGGACACCGGCGGTGGCCCTGCCCGATGACCTGGAACCCGAACCGGATGCCGAACCGTGGTGTGCGTTGCTGCCGGGTCTCGATGTCACGACCATGGGCTGGGTCGACCGGGACTGGTACCTGGAGGGTCTGCGCGGCGAGGTGTTCGACACCCGCGGAAACGCGGGGCCGACGGCGTGGGCGGATGGCCGTGTGGTGGGAGGATGGCGACAGTCCGGCGATGGCCGGGTCGAGCTGCAGGTCATCGCCGATGTCAACCGTGGCACGCAGAAGGCGCTGCAGCGCAAGGCCGATGAGCTGACAGACTGGCTGGGCGGAGCGGTGATCAAACCACGGTTCCCGTCTCCGTTGTCGAAGAGGTGA
- a CDS encoding TIGR03620 family F420-dependent LLM class oxidoreductase, whose product MNLGHYGFTVDMASPHAREIEDLGFRTLWVNGGQIDRLDVLTDLLTQTQDAVIAPAIIPPDVYGTGEVIDLYRRAEAAAPGRLLIGLGSSQRKPLAALGDYVDHLDPIPRNRRLLAAFGPRTLDIARDRFAGAMPGMITPEYTAAARQRLGTAAQLIVGQYAVLDTDPDAARETARTPLRFLMDMRSYADSARRQGFTEHDIETLSDALVDHLFAWGNPEDVAAQAQRHLDAGADHVYLSVLSDGTQPVGLDAARLLASALRH is encoded by the coding sequence ATGAACCTCGGCCACTATGGATTCACCGTCGACATGGCTTCACCGCACGCTCGCGAGATCGAGGATCTCGGCTTTCGCACGCTGTGGGTCAACGGCGGGCAGATCGACAGACTCGACGTTCTGACCGACCTCCTCACCCAGACCCAGGACGCCGTGATCGCCCCGGCGATCATCCCGCCCGATGTGTACGGCACCGGCGAAGTGATCGATCTGTACCGCCGCGCCGAGGCGGCGGCACCGGGCCGATTGCTGATCGGACTCGGTTCATCCCAGCGGAAGCCGTTGGCGGCATTGGGCGATTACGTGGACCATCTGGACCCGATACCCCGAAATCGGAGGCTGCTGGCGGCATTCGGCCCACGCACACTCGATATCGCCCGGGACCGATTCGCCGGCGCCATGCCAGGAATGATCACCCCGGAGTACACGGCCGCGGCGCGACAGCGGCTCGGCACCGCCGCGCAACTGATCGTGGGCCAGTACGCCGTCCTCGACACCGATCCGGACGCGGCCCGCGAGACGGCCCGCACACCCTTGCGGTTCCTGATGGACATGCGCAGCTACGCAGATTCTGCACGCCGCCAAGGCTTTACCGAACACGATATCGAGACGCTCAGCGACGCCCTGGTGGATCACTTGTTCGCCTGGGGCAATCCGGAAGACGTTGCCGCGCAGGCGCAACGGCACCTCGACGCCGGCGCCGACCACGTCTACCTCAGCGTGTTGTCCGACGGGACCCAACCGGTCGGCCTGGACGCCGCCCGGTTGTTGGCATCAGCGCTCAGGCACTGA